A single genomic interval of Pseudochaenichthys georgianus chromosome 3, fPseGeo1.2, whole genome shotgun sequence harbors:
- the LOC139433253 gene encoding uncharacterized protein, with the protein MGSKLDARVKVRMARLQCEREEREREREFQLRRELEIRKLEADTAVQMRKLELQAAVVGDSAVTPSGSAAAFDVGSNIQLVPVFLESEVEMFFGAFERIAAALRWPEDVWAILVQCKLVGKAQEACSSLSVEDSLEYDKVKGAILRAYELVPEAYRQRFRGMKKASGQTYVDFAREKKVLFDRCCRACTADDIASVCELMLLEEFKNCVPERTVVYLNEQRVTTLQQAATLADESALIHRSVLFQQDPPQRDTYRRAPDNDVPCASVPLLGPRIDRACYFCLDPGHMIADCAAWKRKQATTMADEEGLELSHSGVLAQSDSPHRVGFRKTRNRRATHAHSVSLPGPKKKSVSFVLILVI; encoded by the coding sequence atggggtctaaattagatgccagggtaaaagtgcgtatggctcgtctccagtgtgagagggaggagcgtgagcgtgagcgagagtttcagctcaggagggagctggagatcaggaagttgGAGGCAGACACTGCTGTCCAGATGCGTAAGCtagagctccaagcagctgtggtgggtgattctgccgttacaccttcaggttctgctgctgcttttgatgTCGGTAGCAACATTCAGCTGGTCCCTGTCTTTCTTGAGTCGGAAGTGGAGATGTTCTTTGGTGCATTTGAGCGCATTGCTGCTGCCCTGCGCTGGCCAGAAGACGTGTGGGCCATACTTGTACAGTGCAAGCTAGTCGGCAAGGCTCAGGAggcttgctcttctctttctgttgAGGATAGTTTGGAGTATGACAAGGTGAAAGGTGCTATTCTCAGGGCATATGAGCTTGTGCCTGAGGCCTACAGGCAGCGTTTCCGCGGCATGAAGAAAGCTTCTGGCCAAACATACGTGGACTTCGCGAGGGAGAAGAAAGTCCTCTTTGACAGGTGTTGTAGAGCATGTACAGCGGATGACATAGCTTCAGTATGTGAGCTGATGCTGTTGGAGGAGTTCAAAAACTGTGTACCGGAGCGTACGGTAGTCTACCTGAATGAGCAGAGAGTGACTACCCTTCAGCAGGCTGCCACTCTGGCAGATGAGAGTGCGCTGATACACAGGAGCGTTTTGTTTCAGCAGGACCCTCCTCAGCGGGACACTTATCGGAGAGCTCCTGATAATGATGTTCCCTGTGCCAGTGTTCCATTGTTAGGTCCCAGGATAGACAGAGCGTGTTATTTTTGTCTTGACCCAGGTCACATGATAGCAGACTGTGCAGCTTGGAAGCGAAAGCAGGCCACCACTATGGCGGATGAGGAAGGGCTTGAGCTATCACACAGTGGTGTTTTGGCTCAGAGCGATTCTCCTCATCGTGTTGGTTTCCGGAAAACTCGTAACAGGCGTGCCACACATGctcattctgtctctcttcCAGGACCCAAGAAAAAGAGTGTTTCTTTTGTCTTGATCCTGGTCATCTAG